The following is a genomic window from Amycolatopsis australiensis.
GCGCCGGTGTAGACGATGATCTGCGTGAAGCCGAGGAACGGCGCCGACTGGATCATGTACAGCGCGCCCAGGCTCAGCATGGTCAGCACCAGCCACAGCGCCGAGTGGACGGCGTTGCGGGAGAAGATCATGCCGAGCGCGCCGAGCAGCGCGAGCGGGCCGAGGATCCAGAACGCGATGGCCTCGCCGGTCGAGACCCCCGCGGCCGCGCCGGTGGGCGCCGAGGCGAGGAGTGCGCTGATCACTTGACGCCCTCCCCGCGTGCCAGTTCGGGGCCGTTGACGTAGTAGTCCTGCTCGTTTTCGCCGAGCCGCATCGGGTGCGGCGGCTGCTCCATGCCGGGCAGCAGCGGGGCGAGCAGGTCCTCCTTCGTGTAGATCAGCCGCTGGCGGTCGTCGTCGGCCAGCTCGTAGAAGTTGATCATCGTCAGCGACCGGGTCGGGCACGCCTCGATGCACAGGCCGCAGCCGATGCAGCGCAGGTAGTTGATCTGGTAGTCCTTGCCGTACCGCTCGCCGGGCGAGTACCGCGCCTCCTCGGTGTTGTCACCGCCCTCGACGAAGATCGCGTCCGCCGGGCACGCCCACGCGCACAGCTCGCAGCCGACGCACTTCTCGAGGCCGTCCGGGTGGCGGTTCAGCTGGTGCCGCCCGTGGTACCGCGGCGCGGCCGGCGCGCCGGCCTCCGGGTACTCCTCGGTGGCGACCTTCTTGAACATCATCCCGAACGTGACGCCGAAGCCCTTGACGGGATCAAGAAACCCCATCTTGCGCTCCTTCCTTTGCGGTACCGACGGCTGCCGGCTTGCGGCGGGCCGCCTTCGCCTCGGCCTTGGCCAAAGCCTTCTGACGCGGGGTGGTCTGCGGAACCTTGAGGTCCAGCGGCGGGACCGGGAAACCGCCGCCGGTCACGGGCACGGTTTCGCTGGGCTCTTCACGGCCCGACGCGCGGACCCAGAAGAACAGCATGATCAGGAACACGATCGCGATCATGGCGATGGCGATCGTCAACCGTGTCCAGTGGATCGTCTTCGCGAAGGTCACCATGACGATCCACACCAGGTTCAGCGGGACCAGGACCTTCCAGCCCAGGCGCATGAACTGGTCGTAGCGCAGGCGGGGCAGCGTGCCGCGCAGCCAGATGAACCCGAACAGCAGGATGAACATCTTCGCGAAGAACCACAGCACCGGCCACCAGCCGGTGTTGAGGACGTTGTTGTCGATCAGCGACAGCGGCCACGGCGCCATCCAGCCGCCGAGGAACAGGGTGGTCGCGAACGCCGAGACGATCACCATGTTGACGTACTCGGCGAGGAAGAACATCGCGAACTTCATCGAGCTGTACTCGGTGTGGAAGCCGCCGACCAGCTCCGACTCGGCCTCGGGGAGGTCGAAGGGAGCGCGGTTGGTCTCGCCGACCATCGAGATCAGGTAGATCACGAAGCTCGGGACCAGGACGAGGAACCACACCTTGTGCTGCGCGCCGACGATGTCGGCCAGGTTCAGCGACCCGGCCTGCAGGATCACCGCGACGATCGACAGGCCCATCGCGATCTCGTAGGAGATCACCTGCGCCGCGCTGCGCAGGCCGCCGAGCAGCGGGTACGGCGAGCCGGACGACCAGCCGGCGAGCACGATGCCGTAGACGCCGATCGAGGAGCAGGCCAGGATCACCAGCGCGCTGACCGGCAGGTCCAGCAGCTGGAGCACGGTCCGCTCGCCGAAGATCGACACGACCGGGCCGAACGGGATGGCCGACAGCGCGATCAGGGCCGGGATCGCCGAGAGCACCGGCGCGAGGAAGTACACCTTGCGGTCGGCGGTGTCGGGGATGATCTGTTCCTTGAACGGCAGCTTGATCGCGTCCGCCAGCGACTGCAGGTAGCCGCCGGGGCCGACGCGGTTGGGGCCCGGCCGGTTCTGCATCCGGCCGACCGCCTTGCGCTCCCAGACGATCAGGAAGATCGTCATGATCGGCCCGATCAGCAGGATGACCACGCACTTGAGCAGGATCAGCCAGAACGGGTCGTCCGCCAGCAGCGCCGCCCGCGTCGCCGCGTCCGGGACGCTACCGACGGCCGCATCGGTCAGCAGCGGGGTCATCGCCCACCTCCAGCGAGGTTCACCACGGCGCCGTGTCCGGCGCCGAGCGTCTTGAACACGGCCGAGCCGTCGGAGTTGCCCGGCAGCCACACGACGCCGTCGGGCAGGTCGGCGATCTCGACCGGCAGCGTGATCGCGCCGCGTTCGGTGCTCACCCGCACGGTGGTGCCCAGCCCTTCGGCGGTCTTCGCCGACAGCCGCGCGACCGGTGTGCGCTGGGTGCCCTTGAGGTGCGGCTCGTCGTCCTGCAGCGACCCGTTGTCGATCAGCTG
Proteins encoded in this region:
- the nuoI gene encoding NADH-quinone oxidoreductase subunit NuoI, with protein sequence MGFLDPVKGFGVTFGMMFKKVATEEYPEAGAPAAPRYHGRHQLNRHPDGLEKCVGCELCAWACPADAIFVEGGDNTEEARYSPGERYGKDYQINYLRCIGCGLCIEACPTRSLTMINFYELADDDRQRLIYTKEDLLAPLLPGMEQPPHPMRLGENEQDYYVNGPELARGEGVK
- the nuoH gene encoding NADH-quinone oxidoreductase subunit NuoH, with amino-acid sequence MTPLLTDAAVGSVPDAATRAALLADDPFWLILLKCVVILLIGPIMTIFLIVWERKAVGRMQNRPGPNRVGPGGYLQSLADAIKLPFKEQIIPDTADRKVYFLAPVLSAIPALIALSAIPFGPVVSIFGERTVLQLLDLPVSALVILACSSIGVYGIVLAGWSSGSPYPLLGGLRSAAQVISYEIAMGLSIVAVILQAGSLNLADIVGAQHKVWFLVLVPSFVIYLISMVGETNRAPFDLPEAESELVGGFHTEYSSMKFAMFFLAEYVNMVIVSAFATTLFLGGWMAPWPLSLIDNNVLNTGWWPVLWFFAKMFILLFGFIWLRGTLPRLRYDQFMRLGWKVLVPLNLVWIVMVTFAKTIHWTRLTIAIAMIAIVFLIMLFFWVRASGREEPSETVPVTGGGFPVPPLDLKVPQTTPRQKALAKAEAKAARRKPAAVGTAKEGAQDGVS